In one Solanum dulcamara chromosome 1, daSolDulc1.2, whole genome shotgun sequence genomic region, the following are encoded:
- the LOC129886188 gene encoding protein ASYMMETRIC LEAVES 2, with amino-acid sequence MSSSSSLSSNSPCAACKFLRRKCQPECVFAPYFPPDQPQKFANVHKVFGASNVTKLLNELQPHQREDAVNSLAYEADMRLRDPVYGCVGVISLLQHQLRQLQMDLSCAKSELSKYQNLGGIASTTTHGLLAAAAAAAATTAHHHHHQQFNFMSGGGGGGGGGRDHSHHLYHHHQFFPRDQQQHQQHQHMIRAFEGHGSNNFDASSLIIGQLRAAGADGHRTPVDPS; translated from the exons ATGTCatcttcatcatcattatcGTCGAATTCACCATGTGCAGCTTGCAAATTCCTTCGTAGGAAATGCCAGCCAGAGTGTGTTTTTGCTCCTTATTTCCCTCCTGACCAACCACAAAAATTTGCGAATGTTCATAAGGTGTTTGGGGCTAGTAACGTGACCAAATTGCTTAACGAATTACAGCCTCATCAACGCGAAGACGCTGTAAATTCGTTAGCATATGAAGCTGATATGCGTCTTCGTGACCCTGTCTATGGTTGTGTTGGTGTTATttcacttcttcaacatcaactTAGGCAACTACAAATGGACCTTAGTTGTGCTAAATCTGAACTTTCTAAGTACCAAAACCTAGGAG GTATTGCTAGTACTACAACTCATGGACTCTTAGCAGCTGCAGCGGCTGCAGCTGCAACCACAGCTCACCACCATCATCACCAGCAGTTCAACTTCATGTctggaggtggtggtggtggaggtgGCGGGAGGGATCATTCCCATCACTTGTACCACCATCATCAGTTTTTTCCAagagatcaacaacaacaccaacaacaccAACACATGATTCGAGCATTCGAAGGTCATGGAAGCAACAACTTCGATGCAAGTAGCCTTATTATAGGCCAGCTTAGGGCTGCTGGAGCTGATGGACACCGAACACCGGTGGATCCATCTTAG